The sequence GTTTGGCTAGAAATTAATCCTCAAAGCGTCGGGTTAAGCATCAAGCCAATTTTAAGTAACCCTAACGCTGCATCTGGAACAGCACCATTAATTCAAACAGCCCAAAGGTATTTAGCAGTAGCAGCAATTAACGCTGGTTATTTCAACCGCAACAATCGCTTACCTCTAGGTGCAATCCGTCAAAACAGTCGATGGTTGTCAGGCCCTATTCTCAACAGAGGAGCGATCGCTTGGAATGATTCTGGGCAATTTTACTTAAATCGTCTCACCCTCGAAGAAACTCTGATTACACCAAATAAAACACGATTACCCATTCTATTTCTCAATAGTGGCTACGTGCAAAGTGGTATTTCCCGCTATACCCCAACTTGGGGACAAACTTACACACCCTTGACAGACAACGAAATCATCCTCGTCGTCCAAAAAGACCTAGTAACCAATCAGCTAGCGGGTGGTAAAGCTGGACAAACCAACCTTCCCATTCCCGTAGATGGCTATTTATTAACTTTGCGGGGTAATGCTGGTAATGTGGCAACACAGTTACCGATTGGTTCAGCCATCAGCATTACTAGCAGCACTGTTCCCCCAGACTTTAGCCGCTATTCCCACATCGTCGCCGCCGGGCCATTGTTAGTCAAAAATCGCCAAGTTGTCCTTGACGCCAAAGGTGAAAAATTCAGTGATGCTTTTATTGCGGAAAAAGCCATCCGCAGCGGCATTTGCACCGCCGACACAGGCAAATTAATCATTGCTGCTGTGCATAATCGCGCTGGCGGCCCCGGCCCCACTTTGGCAGAACACGCCCAACTAATGCAGCTTCTGGGGTGCGTTGATGCCCTCAATTTAGATGGCGGTAGTTCCACTAGTCTTTACTTAGGAGGACAACTACTCGACCGTTCCCCAAATACTGCAGCCCGCGTCCACAACGGCATTGGTATTTTTTTACAACAGCGATGAGGGCATGGGGCATTTCCATGCAAGGATTTTTGGACTGAAGTTAGTGCAGCGGTAGCAAGGTAAAAGCGTCTTTTAGATTGGGTTTCGATCTAACATCCCTCTGGAAAAGTTAGACAGGACAGTACAGGCGATCACCTACTTTTCTCCAAATCTCAAATTCCTACTCTCTCCTTAACCCTTAGCCCCTTTTTAAAGAAAACAACAAGACACAATTTTTCTTGATGAAGAATTGGTATAACTGCAGAATTTTTAGTAAGTTTTTTTACACCTACAGTGACAATTTTGCTATGTTTGGCGAAGCCGTAAGAAATTGCTGATTTTTACGGTTGCAACATTACGTCAAAATTTTCCATCAATGGTTAAGAGTACAGACGGTTTGTTATATCTTTAAATGAGGTAATTATGGCTCAACATCAAGAAACTACACTAACTAGCACTCTGCCCCTACCTCCTACCGTCACCCCCAGAGGCGTTGCTGCGACTGAGTTACGTCCTTGGGGTTCTTTCACAGTTTTGGAAGAAGGGCGTGGATACAAAATTAAGCGCATCGAAGTTAAACCCGGACATCGCCTCAGCTTACAAATGCACCATCACCGCAGCGAACACTGGATCGTAGTCTCTGGTACGGCTAGGGTGGTTTGTGGCGAAAAAGAGGTCTTGTTGAGCAACAATCAATCAACTTATGTACCCCAATGTACAACCCATCGTTTAGAGAATCCTGGTGTGATTCCCTTGGTGTTGATTGAAGTGCAAAATGGAGAATACTTAGGAGAAGATGATATTGTTCGCTACCAAGATGATTACGCACGTGCAGCAGATAAAACCTGTTAAGTTATTGCCTTAAAATCCCTGTTTTCAATTTTGGCGCAACCCCATCTGTAATATTAGAGATGGGGTTTTTAATTTGCATTTTCAAAATTTTATGATTCATTTGAGTCCAGCCGCTACCAGTGAAATTGGGCGATTGAAGTCAAAGCACCCACAAAATGTCTTGTTTCGATTGGCAATTAAGCCCGGCGGTTGTTCCGGGTGGATTTATGAAATGTCTTTTGACCAGAGTATACAGTCAAGCGATCGCCTTTTCGACTTGAGCGGTATTCAATTAGTCATCGATGCCGAAAGTTCCATTCACATCAACGGATTGTCAGTCGATTATTCTGAAGACCTAATGGGTGGCGCTTTTCGCTTCGATAACCCCCAAGCGATCGCCACCTGTGGCTGTGGTAATTCTTTTGCGATGAATCAAGGGATTAGGGAACAGGGATTAGGGAACAGGGATTAGAGAAACAAGCGAGAAATACCCATCTCCCCATCTCCCCATCCCCCCATCGCCATTTTCCAAATTTAGTAATTGACACAAAATCAAGAAAAAAGATATAATTAGGATTTGTTAAAACTTAGATCCTAAGCAGCTTCACGCGCTGTAACTCATGCCAACAATACAGCAGCTCATACGTAATGAACGCGAAAAAGCGCGTCAAAAAACCAAGTCCCCAGCTCTGAAGCAATGTCCCCAGCGTCGGGGAGTTTGTACCAGAGTATACACGACTACA is a genomic window of Fortiea contorta PCC 7126 containing:
- a CDS encoding HesB/IscA family protein: MIHLSPAATSEIGRLKSKHPQNVLFRLAIKPGGCSGWIYEMSFDQSIQSSDRLFDLSGIQLVIDAESSIHINGLSVDYSEDLMGGAFRFDNPQAIATCGCGNSFAMNQGIREQGLGNRD
- a CDS encoding phosphomannose isomerase type II C-terminal cupin domain, whose protein sequence is MAQHQETTLTSTLPLPPTVTPRGVAATELRPWGSFTVLEEGRGYKIKRIEVKPGHRLSLQMHHHRSEHWIVVSGTARVVCGEKEVLLSNNQSTYVPQCTTHRLENPGVIPLVLIEVQNGEYLGEDDIVRYQDDYARAADKTC